The genomic region GTTGCCGATCACCGACCACTGGATGCCGAGTTTCGACAGCACCGGGATCAAGCGGTCGGAAAAGCCGAGTTCGGTCGGGAAAAAGCCGCGCGACGATTTGAAGTTTCCACCGAGGAAATACGGCTGCGCCAGCGTCGCGCTCTGGTAGATCAGATCCTTGAGGAAATAATCGCTGCCCACCAGCGGGCCCATCGAGTGGTGGCCGGTGAAATGGATCAGGTCGAGGGTCTTGAAGTTGTTCTGCGTCGGCAGCCCGGTGTAGGCGCTGCGCCACGACGCGCCCCAACCGGGATTCGAGTAACCGGCGACATTCTGCGTGCTCTGCAGGTTGTCGACGTTGTTCACCACCGCGCCGGACATCGTGACGTGGATCTGGCCCTGCGATCCCGAATAATTGCGCAGCTCGTTCGCCACCTGTTGCGGCCAGTACTGGTATGCGCCGGTTTTCGCATCGTGGCTGTAGTACGTCACCAGATCGTCGTGCGGCATGATCGTGCCGCCGAGCGCTGCGGGCAGGTAGTAGCTGTAGCCTGCCGGCGGATTCTGCTTGAGCTTGATGACGTCGCCGTCGTAGAGGTAACGGATCGGCGCGCCGACCGCGGTCGCGTTGTATGCGTTGCCGACATCCACCGCGTAGAACGGCCAGAAGTTCGGCATGTGGTTGTGGTAGACGTGCGCGGATGGAATCGCTGCGGGCGCAGTCGAGCAGACCGATGCCAATACGAAAAGTCCGATCCCGATGGCGAGATGTGTCTTGCGAGCCTTCATCCTTGGTTCTCCCGATGGCGATTCGTGTGCAGCGCATCATCGCCGGACACCGCGTGCCCGTTGTCTGCGCGGCGACGTGCGTTGCGGATGCGTACTGTTGCGTCTTCCCCTGGCGCCGCGATTATTGGCCCGGCTGCGGGATCAAAGTCATTATTGAAAACGTATACATGCAATTCTTATTTGCTGCTGTGCAGCAATGCGGCGCCGACGATGCGTGCAAATGTGATGCGTGGCACGACAAGGATTCCGCCGTATCAACGATGCGCGTTCGACGACGCGCACGTGGTCGCGATCTGCCTCGATGCGCCGTAAACACTGGCGACACACACACGGCGGCGGAATGGTCGACGGCTCGATGCATCGCCTGTCCGGACGTCACGGGAAGCATGCCCGCTTGCGGTCCTCGTGCAGCTCCGCGCAGCGGCCATCGGCACCGGGGTGCCGATGCAAGCCTGCATCGCAGGCGCCGTCAGGGTTGTCCCGGACGCGTGCGCCCATCTTCCAATTTCCAGCAGCCTGCTAGACTTGGGCCATGGCATCCGCTGTCCGATCCAAGGCGAGTCGGAGCCATCCTGTCAGGGGGGACAGGATCATCGATTTCAGAACGGGAGATGGAAATGAACCGTAGTGATGTCCTTGGCTTGGTCCTGATGCTGGTCCTGTTGCCCGGTATGGTCGGCGCCGCCGAGACGATCGAATACGTCGCGCTGGTCGATGGCGGCAAGCAGGCAGGTCATCAGAAGGTCGTCCTCGGCGACGACGGCGTGACCCGGGTCGACTTCCTGTTCAAGGACAACGGCCGCGGCCCCGAACTGAAAGAAGAATATGTGCTCGCCGCCGATGGCACGTTCGCGACCTATGCGGCAAAGGGCACCTCGACCTTCGGTGCGCCGGTCGACGAGAGTTTCCGCGTCGAGAACGGCGTCGCCATCTGGAAGTCGACTTCTGACGCCGGTGAGCAGCCGCTGGTTGCCGGCGCCGCCTATTCGCCGCTCGGCGGCTCGCCGCAGGGTCTGGCGGTGGCGTTCTCGGCGCTGAGCCGTCGCAGCGACGGCAAGCTGCCGCTGATCCCCAGCGGCACGCTGACCATGCGCACGGTCGCCGAAGTGGATGTCTCCAAGGACGCCGAGACCCGCAAGGTGCAACTGGTGATGTTGACCGGCGTCGGCTTCACGCCGACGTTCTTCTGGGCCACGGTCGGGCCGCAGCCGCGGATGTTCGCTTTCATCTTCCCGGGTTACCTGCAGCTGATCGAAGCCGGATGGCAGGCCAATGCTCCTGCGCTCGAAGTCCGCCAGGAAGAGGCGGAGGCCGAAGCGTTGTCCGACCTGCAGCGGCGACTGTCGCATCCGCTGCGCGGGACGACCCTGATCCGCAATGCCCGCGTCTTCGACAGCGAGCACGCGACCCTTGGACCTGCGTCCGACCTGTTGATCGCGAACGGGCGCATCGTCTCGATCTCCGGCGGTGGCGAGGAAACCGCCCGTGTCGATCGCGTCGTCGATGCCGGTGGCCGCGTGCTGCTGCCCGGGCTGTTCGATATGCACGGTCATATCAATGCCTGGCAGGGCGGCCTGCATCTGGCGGCAGGCGTGACCACCGTCCGCGACATGGCCAACGACAACAAGACCCTGCAGCAGCTGATGGCCGATGAACGCGACGGGCGCCGCATGTCGCCGAGCATCGTCGCTGCCGGTTTCATCGAAGGCGAAAGCCCGATGTCCGCGCGCCATGGATTCGTCGTCAGCGATCTCGCGGGCGCGAAGCAGGCGGTGGACTGGTACGCCAGGCATGGCTACCCGCAGATCAAGATCTACAACTCGTTCCCGAAGGAGATCCTGCGCGAGACCGTGTCCTACGCGCACAGTCGCGACATGCGCGTGAGCGGGCACATCCCGGTGTTCCTGCGCGCGCAGGATGCGATCGACATGGGCTACGACGAGATCCAGCACATCAACCAGGTGTTGCTGAATTTCCTGGTCGAGGACACCACCGACACGCGCACGCTGGAGCGGTTCTACCTGCCGGCCAAGCGCATCGCCGACATGAATTTCGATGCCAAGCCGGTGCAGGACTACATCGCGCTGCTGGTGAAGAACCAGATCGCGATCGATCCGACGCTCGCCACGTTCGATTTCATCCGCCAGCGTCCCGGCGAGATGTCGCAGGCCTTCGCTGCGGTCGCCGACCACATGCCGCCGGATGTGCAGCGCGGCTTCAAGGTCGCGGAGTTCGATATCCCGGACGACGCCACCGCCGCGCGTTACAACAAATCCTACGACAAGATGGTCGACTTCGTCGGCCGCATGTACCGGGCCGGCGTGCCGATCCTCGCCGGTACCGATGGTCTGCCGGGCTTCACCCTGCAGCGCGAACTCGAACTCTACGTGAAGGCCGGGATGACCCCGGCGCAGGCGCTGCAGGTCGCGACCTGGAACGGCGCGAAGTACGCGCGCGTCCTCGATGACCGGGGTTCGATCGCGGTGGGCAAGCGCGCCGATCTGATTCTGGTCGATGGCGACCCCACCGTCGACATCGCCGCCATCCGCAACGTCGCGCTGGTGATCAAGAACGGCACCGCCTACTACCCGGGCGAAGTCTACGAAGCGTTGGGCATCAAGCCGTTCGCTGCGCCGCTGAAGGTAGAGTCCACCGCGCAGCAGGCTTCGCAGCCGTAACCGCATCACACGCCGTACGAACCACACACGCCAGGAGTGCCGGGATGACCACCGCTTATGATTTTTCCGCTGTCGATATCGATGGTCACGATCAAGCGCTTTCCGATTACAGCGGAAAAGTGCTGCTGGTGGTCAATGTCGCCTCGAAATGCGGATTCACCCCGCAATACACCGGGCTGCAGTCGCTGTGGGAAACCTATCGCGACCGCGGCCTGGTGGTGATGGGGTTTCCCTGCGACCAGTTTTCCCACCAGGAGCCGGGCGACGAGGCGGAAATCAAGAATTTCTGCACGCTGACCTACGATGTCGATTTCCCGATGTTCGCGAAGATCGACGTCAACGGCGCCAAGGCGCACCCGCTGTGGAAGTGGCTGAAGGACGAGAAGGGCGGCCTGCTCGGTATCGGTGCGATCAAATGGAACTTCAGCAAGTTCCTGGTCGGTCGCGACGGCCGGGTCATCAAGCGCTATGCGCCGACCGATACGCCGCAGTCGATGACGAAGGATATCGAAGCCGCGCTGGGCTGAGCATGGCTGACAGGGGCATGCAACCGTGACGTCCGGATTCGATCCGCAAAAACCGGGTTTCCAACTGGCGTTGAACACCGAAAGCAGCGGGCTGGTGGCCAATGTCACCGGCCGTATCGACACCGTCGACGCGCTGATCGCGTTGTTCATGGCGATCGGCGCCGAACTGCAGCGCACCGGCTTGCGCAATCTGCTGGTGATCGATCACACCTTCGGTGCGGTGCCGCCGGAGAATCAGCTTCGCAGGCTGTTTTCCTCGGTCGAGGGACAGGGTTTCGCCGAAGTGCGCGTGGCCTATGTCGACGCCCGGGGCACTGCGGTCAGTCGCATGGAAGTAGGCGAGATCATGGGCCGCGAACACGGCTACGAATGCCGTGTCTTCGACAACGAGGCGCGCGCACGCATCTGGCTGCATTACGGCGAGTAGAACGGGCCTTGGCGCGGGCCGCAGGGCGGGCTTCGGCCCGCTGCCCTGTTCATTTCTCGACGAACGCGCGCTCGAACACGTATTCCCCGGCAGTGCCGATCCGCGGCGAAGCGGTGAAGCCGTGGCTGTCGAGAATCCGGCGGAAGTCGGCCAGCATCTGCGGACTGCCGCAGATCATCGCGCGGTCGTATTTCGGGTCCAGCGGCTCGATGCCGAGATCGCCGGCGACGCGACCGCTGTCCAGCAGATCGGTGATGCGACCGCGCCGATGCTTGCCGTGCCAATAGAAGTCTTCGCGGCTCACCGCCGGGTAATAGAGCAGCTTGGCCCTGATTTCGTCGCCGAGGAATTCATGGCGCGGCAGTTCGTTGACGATGTAATCGCGATACGCGAGATCCGGCTCGCCGCGCACGCCGTGGCAGATGATCACGCGCTCGAAGCGTTCGTAGGTGGCGGGGTCTTTCACCACGGCCATCCACGGCGCCAGGCCGGTGCCGGTGGACAGCAGATACAGATTGCGGCCCGGGTGCACGTCGGAGATCAGCAGCGTGCCGGTGGGCTTGCGTCCGATCAGGATGGTGTCGCCGGGCGCGATGTGCTGCAGGCGCGAGGTCAATGGCCCGTTCTGCACCTTGATGCTGAAGAATTCGAGCTGCTCCTCCCAGTTGGCGCTGGCGATGGAATACGCGCGCATCAGCGGTTTTCCCTCCACTTCCAGGCCGATCATCACGAACTGGCCATTGTCGAAACGGAAACCGTCGTCGCGGGTGGTGGTGAAGCTGAAGTACGCGTCGGTCCAGTGGCGGACGTCAAGCACGGTTTCGGTACCGTAAGGGGAGGCCATGCGTGGGGTTCGGAAGTATTAGCAGGATCTAATTATAGCGGACCGCGCGCGCAACCGTTTTTGACCCGGCTCAGAATGCCGATCCGGAAACGCAGAAGGCCCGGGCAGCACCCGGGCCTTCGTGCGCATCGCGCTCGCCGGCATCGTCGCGGATCTTCAAAGCATCAGCGTGTGCACGACCTGCGCCCGGTCGTCGGGGTCGCTCTGGGTCACGAAGCCCAGGTGATGCGCGAGATGCGCCATCTCCCGGTTTTCGGCGAAATCGAGCGACACCATCCGTTTGATCCCACGTTCGCGGGCGGCCGAGATCAGGCGCTGCATCAGCAGCGTGCCCAGGCCGTGACCCTGCCAATCGTCGAGCACGGTGACCGCGATCTCGCATTGCAGCGGGTCGCTGCACACGGCGTAACGGGATACGCCGACGATCCGGGTGTCGGCGCTGTCTTCGGACAGAGCGACGAATGCCTCGTCGTTGATGTGATCCACATCGACCAGTTTCGCGACCATCTCCTGGCTGGGTTCGCCGATCTGTTCCTGGAAGCGGTAGCGGCGCGACTGCGGCGACAGCGCGGTGATGAATTCGCGCTCGGCGTCGGCGTCGCCGGGATTCATCGGGCGGATCAGTACCTGGCGCCCGTGCGCGAGCGTTTCGAGGCTGTAGGGCAGGAAGTGGTCGGCTGGCTCGAGATCGGGACCGGGCACTTGGGAGAGGGTATTCATTGCGCGACTCCGGGAGGGGGTATCCGGGATTGTGCGCCGCAACAAACGGCGGTTTTCTGATTCCGATCAGTTTGGGCCCGCGTGCGCCCGCGGGAAGCGCGGACCGAGAGCCTAGAACCGATGGTCGAACACGCAGGACCCCGCTGTCGCGGGGTCTGTTGCGCGTTGTCGGCGGGCCGTTCTTCCTCCGCCTGCCGATGGTTCCACCGGTATCCGCTGCCGCAGACCGCCGTATCAGCGCTCGGCTGCGGCCTTCATCTTCGCCAGACCGGCCTCGAAATCCTTGCCGATCATCTTGTCCATGTTCATCACCGTGTCCATCACCTTCGTGATGTAAGGGCTGGGGCCATCCATGACCCAGACCACCTCGGTGGTCCCATCCGGTTTGGGCGTGAGGGTGAATTCGGCCGTGTTGTGGGCCTCGAAGGGCGCGATGAAATCGAGTTTGATCATGAGCTTGCCGGGCGCTGCGGATTCGGTGATCTCCATCCGCCCTTGGCCGACATCGCGATTGCCGCTCCAGGCATAGGTCGCGCCGATGCCCCGGGCGGGGCCGCCGAAGGTGCGGGTCATGCCCGGGTCGAGCTCCTCCCACGGCGACCAATCGCGCCAGCGGTGGAAGTCGTCGATCATTTCAAAAATCTGCTCCGGCGGCGCGGCGATCGTCGTCCGGCGTTCGACCCGGAACGTGTCTGGTTTGGTCGCGGCATAGCCCAGCACGCCCGCGATGGCGATCAACAGCACGATCAGGATTTTCTTGAGCATGACGGCTTCCCTCACGGAATGGACGTAGGACGATTGTCTGCCGATTCCCGCCGCATGCAAGTGTGCGCCCTGCGCGGCGACGCCCGGCGCGCGGTAAAATCCGGATCCCCACACGTCCCGATGGTCCGCCCGTGTCCGCCCACACCACTACGCTGCCCGTCGACCGCCGCCCGGTCTCGATCAGGCAGGAAGACCTGATCCAGTCGATCGCCGATGGCCTGCAGTACATCAGCTACTACCATCCGGTCGACTACATCCGGAACCTCGCTGCCGCCTACGAGCGCGAGGCCTCCCCAGCGGCGAAGGACGCCATCGCCCAGATCCTGATCAACTCGCGGATGTGCGCCGAAGGCCATCGTCCGATCTGCCAGGACACCGGCATCGTCACCGTGTTCCTCGAAGTCGGCATGGACGTGCGTTGGGACGACGCGACGATGGGCGTCGAGGACATGGTCCACGAAGGCGTGCGCCGCGCCTACAACCATCCGGACAACAAGCTGCGCGCGTCGGTGCTGGCCGATCCCGCCGGCAAGCGCACCAACACCAGGGACAACACGCCCGGCGTGGTCAACGTGAAGATCGTGCCCGGCAACACCGTCCATGTGATCGTCGCGGCGAAGGGCGGCGGTTCCGAGGCCAAGTCGAAGTTCGCGATGCTCAATCCCTCCGATTCCATCGTCGATTGGGTGCTCAGGACCGTGCCGACCATGGGCGCCGGCTGGTGCCCGCCGGGCATGCTGGGCATCGGCATCGGCGGCACCGCCGAAAAGGCGATGCTGCTGGCGAAGGAAGCCTTGATGGAACCGATCGATATCGTCGATCTGCAGGCGCGCGGCGCATCCAATCGCGCCGAGGAGCTGCGGCTCGAACTGTACGAGAAGGTCAACGCGCTGGGCATCGGCGCGCAGGGCCTGGGCGGTTTGACGACCGTGCTCGACATCAAGGTCAAGGACTACCCGACCCATGCCGCGAACCTGCCGGTGGCGATGATTCCGAACTGCGCCGCCACCCGTCACGCGCATTTCACCCTCGACGGCAGCGGCCCGGTGATGCTGGATCCGCCGTCGCTCGCCGATTGGCCTGAGCTCACCTACGACGCCAGCAAGGGGCGCCGGGTGAATCTCGACACCGTGACACCCGAAGACGTCGCCGACTGGAAGCCGGGCGAAGTACTGCTGCTCAACGGCAAGCTGCTGACCGGCCGCGACGCCGCGCACAAGCGGATGGTCGAGATGCTCGACAAGGGCGAGCCGCTGCCGGTCGATTTCAAGGGCCGCTTCATCTATTACGTCGGCCCGGTCGACCCGGTGCGCGACGAAGTGGTCGGCCCCGCAGGCCCCACGACGGCAACGCGCATGGACAAGTTCACCGAGCAGGTGCTGGCGCAGACCGGACTGCTGGGGATGGTCGGCAAGGCCGAACGCGGTCCCGCAGGCATCGACGCGATCAGGAAACACCGGTCGGTCTATCTGATGGCGGTCGGTGGCGCCGCGTATCTGGTGTCGAAGGCGATCAAGGCCTCGAAAGTCGTCGGTTTCGC from Lysobacter sp. harbors:
- a CDS encoding glutathione peroxidase, translated to MTTAYDFSAVDIDGHDQALSDYSGKVLLVVNVASKCGFTPQYTGLQSLWETYRDRGLVVMGFPCDQFSHQEPGDEAEIKNFCTLTYDVDFPMFAKIDVNGAKAHPLWKWLKDEKGGLLGIGAIKWNFSKFLVGRDGRVIKRYAPTDTPQSMTKDIEAALG
- a CDS encoding amidohydrolase family protein, whose amino-acid sequence is MNRSDVLGLVLMLVLLPGMVGAAETIEYVALVDGGKQAGHQKVVLGDDGVTRVDFLFKDNGRGPELKEEYVLAADGTFATYAAKGTSTFGAPVDESFRVENGVAIWKSTSDAGEQPLVAGAAYSPLGGSPQGLAVAFSALSRRSDGKLPLIPSGTLTMRTVAEVDVSKDAETRKVQLVMLTGVGFTPTFFWATVGPQPRMFAFIFPGYLQLIEAGWQANAPALEVRQEEAEAEALSDLQRRLSHPLRGTTLIRNARVFDSEHATLGPASDLLIANGRIVSISGGGEETARVDRVVDAGGRVLLPGLFDMHGHINAWQGGLHLAAGVTTVRDMANDNKTLQQLMADERDGRRMSPSIVAAGFIEGESPMSARHGFVVSDLAGAKQAVDWYARHGYPQIKIYNSFPKEILRETVSYAHSRDMRVSGHIPVFLRAQDAIDMGYDEIQHINQVLLNFLVEDTTDTRTLERFYLPAKRIADMNFDAKPVQDYIALLVKNQIAIDPTLATFDFIRQRPGEMSQAFAAVADHMPPDVQRGFKVAEFDIPDDATAARYNKSYDKMVDFVGRMYRAGVPILAGTDGLPGFTLQRELELYVKAGMTPAQALQVATWNGAKYARVLDDRGSIAVGKRADLILVDGDPTVDIAAIRNVALVIKNGTAYYPGEVYEALGIKPFAAPLKVESTAQQASQP
- a CDS encoding fumarate hydratase, translating into MPVDRRPVSIRQEDLIQSIADGLQYISYYHPVDYIRNLAAAYEREASPAAKDAIAQILINSRMCAEGHRPICQDTGIVTVFLEVGMDVRWDDATMGVEDMVHEGVRRAYNHPDNKLRASVLADPAGKRTNTRDNTPGVVNVKIVPGNTVHVIVAAKGGGSEAKSKFAMLNPSDSIVDWVLRTVPTMGAGWCPPGMLGIGIGGTAEKAMLLAKEALMEPIDIVDLQARGASNRAEELRLELYEKVNALGIGAQGLGGLTTVLDIKVKDYPTHAANLPVAMIPNCAATRHAHFTLDGSGPVMLDPPSLADWPELTYDASKGRRVNLDTVTPEDVADWKPGEVLLLNGKLLTGRDAAHKRMVEMLDKGEPLPVDFKGRFIYYVGPVDPVRDEVVGPAGPTTATRMDKFTEQVLAQTGLLGMVGKAERGPAGIDAIRKHRSVYLMAVGGAAYLVSKAIKASKVVGFADLGMEAIYEFTVEDMPVTVAVDSTGESVHKTGPREWQAKIGKIPVVVE
- a CDS encoding ferredoxin--NADP reductase; this translates as MASPYGTETVLDVRHWTDAYFSFTTTRDDGFRFDNGQFVMIGLEVEGKPLMRAYSIASANWEEQLEFFSIKVQNGPLTSRLQHIAPGDTILIGRKPTGTLLISDVHPGRNLYLLSTGTGLAPWMAVVKDPATYERFERVIICHGVRGEPDLAYRDYIVNELPRHEFLGDEIRAKLLYYPAVSREDFYWHGKHRRGRITDLLDSGRVAGDLGIEPLDPKYDRAMICGSPQMLADFRRILDSHGFTASPRIGTAGEYVFERAFVEK
- a CDS encoding SRPBCC family protein, encoding MLKKILIVLLIAIAGVLGYAATKPDTFRVERRTTIAAPPEQIFEMIDDFHRWRDWSPWEELDPGMTRTFGGPARGIGATYAWSGNRDVGQGRMEITESAAPGKLMIKLDFIAPFEAHNTAEFTLTPKPDGTTEVVWVMDGPSPYITKVMDTVMNMDKMIGKDFEAGLAKMKAAAER
- a CDS encoding GNAT family N-acetyltransferase: MNTLSQVPGPDLEPADHFLPYSLETLAHGRQVLIRPMNPGDADAEREFITALSPQSRRYRFQEQIGEPSQEMVAKLVDVDHINDEAFVALSEDSADTRIVGVSRYAVCSDPLQCEIAVTVLDDWQGHGLGTLLMQRLISAARERGIKRMVSLDFAENREMAHLAHHLGFVTQSDPDDRAQVVHTLML